In the Apodemus sylvaticus chromosome 3, mApoSyl1.1, whole genome shotgun sequence genome, CTGGTGCAGGCAGGATTCAGGAAACAAAGTTAAGAACGGAAACGAGGACCCAAGAAGACAATACAGAGGGACAAGATGGCGCGTTCCTCCTCCTGATCAGGGATCCACAGTTCTGCATTTCCTGGCAGCAGTAAAGCAGCACCCCGTGCACTCTGGGTAGGATGTCTTCCTGCCCCGCGGCTTTCTCCATGTTTCCTGGCTCAGTTATGAGGGCAGCGCTGGTGTTGAGACCTCCCAGAGAACCCTCTGGAGCCTTGTATGTGAATGTCACCGAAAGTGGGAGAGGGAGACGAGTGTTGTGAAACGGTTTGATCAGAAGCTTTAGTTAGGGACAGGACACACAGGCTCgtgtttggtttttaattaaaACCACGTGGCCCTTGGTAGATACCATCTAGCAGCAGGAAGCCCGAGGAGCCAGTGTGGCACAGTGGTCAGGTGCCGCCGAGATGTCCAGTTGTTACTAAGTGGCAGATCAGCCCTGGAGGGCTGCTCAAGCATCGGTCTTAATCTGCTGCATGGGCTTGAGGTTGGGGCTCACCGCAAACGGACAGCCTGTGGTGGCCTTGATGTCATCTATGGAGGAGCCCTCCCACATCTCCACCAGCGTCAGCCCCTTACTCGGGTCCACGTCAAACACCGCCTTCTCGGTGATGATGAGATCCACGCAGCCCTTGCCGGTCAGTGGCATGGTGCATTTGTCTAAGATCTTGTGCTCCTTTGTCTTGGTGGAGTGTTCCATGGTGACCACCACTTTGGTCTTCTTACCAGACACCAAGTCCATGGCCCCGCCCATGCCCTTCACCTTCTTGCCTGGCACCATCCAGTTGGCCAGGTCGCCGTACTGAGAAACTTGCATGGCCCCGAGCATGGTCAGTTGGAGGTGTCCGCCGCGGATCATGGCAAAAGAGTCATCGCTGGCGAAGAAACAGCCCCCGGGAATCACCGTCACTGTCTGCTTGCCTGCGTTGATGATGTCGGCATCTACCTGATTTTTCAAAGGGAACGGGCCCAAGCCCAGGATCCCGTTTTCACTGTGCAGGTAGACGGTCATCTTGGGGCTGATGTAGTTGCTGGCCAAGAGCGGGATGCCGATGCCCAGATTGGCATACATGCCGTCCTCGAACTCGAGAGCCGCGCGCTTGATGATGCGCGTCCTGGAGGGGTCATCCACTTTGCTGCCGGGCGCGGGCTTGCTGTCACGCGTGGTCAGGCGCTCGATGCGCTTCTCGAACCTCGGCCCCTTGATCACGCGGTTCACGTAGATGTTGGGGATGTGGATGTCCTCCGGGGCAAAAGTACCCACGTCCACgatctcctccacctccaccacggAGATGTCCGCGGCCTTGCACATGGGCACGTTGAAGTTGCGCGCGCTGCCCCTGAAGATCACGTTGCCCGAGCGGTCGGCCTTCCAGCCCTTGATCAGGGCGAAGTCAGCGTGGATAGCATGCTCCAGCAGGTAGTGGCGGCCCTCGAACTCGCGCACTTCCCGCGGCTCACTTAGGGTAAGCAGGTGGCCTTCGGGCGAGTACCGGATCGGGGAGCCCCCTTCCTGCACCAGCGTGCCGTAGCCCGTGGGTGTGTAGAAGGCGGGCACACCCGCGCCAGCCGCGCGGATGCGCTCGGCCAGGGTTCCCTGCGGCGTCATCTCCAGTTCCAGCTCGCCCGCCAGGTAGAGCTTCTCGCAGAGTGCGTTCTCCCCCAGGTAGGAGCACACCACGCGCTTGACCTGCTTGGAGGCCAGCAAGATGCCCAGGCCGAAGTCGTCCACGCCCACGTTGCTGCTGACGATCTTTAGGTTCTTCACGCCCTTGGTCTTCAGCGCCCCGATCAGGTTCTCAGGGATGCCGCAGAGCCCGAAGCCCCCGAGCA is a window encoding:
- the LOC127680093 gene encoding succinyl-CoA:3-ketoacid coenzyme A transferase 2B, mitochondrial codes for the protein MAALRLLAWALPRGLSLHRPRPALPHSLVRRYASDRSGSVQFYTDPVKAVEGVKDGSTVMLGGFGLCGIPENLIGALKTKGVKNLKIVSSNVGVDDFGLGILLASKQVKRVVCSYLGENALCEKLYLAGELELEMTPQGTLAERIRAAGAGVPAFYTPTGYGTLVQEGGSPIRYSPEGHLLTLSEPREVREFEGRHYLLEHAIHADFALIKGWKADRSGNVIFRGSARNFNVPMCKAADISVVEVEEIVDVGTFAPEDIHIPNIYVNRVIKGPRFEKRIERLTTRDSKPAPGSKVDDPSRTRIIKRAALEFEDGMYANLGIGIPLLASNYISPKMTVYLHSENGILGLGPFPLKNQVDADIINAGKQTVTVIPGGCFFASDDSFAMIRGGHLQLTMLGAMQVSQYGDLANWMVPGKKVKGMGGAMDLVSGKKTKVVVTMEHSTKTKEHKILDKCTMPLTGKGCVDLIITEKAVFDVDPSKGLTLVEMWEGSSIDDIKATTGCPFAVSPNLKPMQQIKTDA